One Ricinus communis isolate WT05 ecotype wild-type chromosome 2, ASM1957865v1, whole genome shotgun sequence DNA segment encodes these proteins:
- the LOC8281429 gene encoding laccase-14, whose product MEFLNKNLVLGLLSFLFLDFLIICMAEVHHYEFVIKESNFTKLCSSKSMLAVNESFPGPVIKVRRGDFVNVTVHNQGTYGITIHWHGVKQPRNPWADGPEYVTQCPVPANTSFTHEIILSDEEGTLWWHAHSDWSRATVHGAFVILPPEGKSYPYDIQPDEEQLIVLGSWYKGDVMAIYKESLETGGNPNTSDAHTINGYTGNSTDCPTGEKFTMNVTYGKTYLLRIINAVMNEEQFFGIAGHNLTLVGMDAAYQKPFTTDYLMITPGQTMDVLLTANANPSQYYMVSTPYFDSFAEFDDSTVYAVVQYTGNYTPPTAIPGPTLPETRNASAAVNFTASLKSLNSTEYPISVPKRITKKIFMTVSLNVLPCPSGRNCSGPPVASGEMTVASASLNNISYSSPTNASILEAYYNGTSSSVFTKNFPVAPEQFNFTGNVTGISQYTNQGTKVIMIDYGAEVEMVLQGTAIQSPENHPMHLHGYSYYLVGIGTGNWDNVISVKNYNLYDPPLINTVGVPQNGWVAIRFKADNPGVWFMHCHLERHTTWGMDTVVIVKNGKTEATSIIPPPAYMPPCPSS is encoded by the exons ATGGAGTTCCTGAACAAGAATCTTGTCTTAGGGTTACTTTCCTTTctgtttcttgattttttgATCATTTGCATGGCTGAAGTACATCATTATGAATTTGTT ATAAAAGAGAGCAACTTTACAAAGCTGTGTAGTTCAAAGAGCATGTTGGCAGTAAACGAGAGTTTTCCAGGACCGGTAATTAAAGTTCGCAGAGGAGACTTTGTTAATGTTACCGTCCATAACCAAGGAACATATGGCATTACTATCCATTG GCATGGCGTAAAGCAACCAAGAAATCCATGGGCAGATGGTCCAGAATACGTAACTCAATGCCCAGTTCCAGCAAATACAAGCTTCACTCATGAGATTATATTATCTGATGAGGAAGGAACCTTGTGGTGGCATGCTCATAGTGATTGGTCAAGGGCTACTGTGCATGGTGCCTTTGTGATTTTACCTCCTGAAGGGAAATCATACCCATATGATATACAGCCTGATGAAGAACAATTAATTGTGCTTG GATCCTGGTATAAGGGAGATGTGATGGCCATATATAAGGAGTCTCTTGAAACTGGAGGCAACCCTAATACATCAGATGCTCACACTATCAATGGTTACACAGGAAACAGCACTGACTGCCCCACTG GAGAAAAGTTTACAATGAATGTCACATACGGCAAGACATATCTTCTCAGGATTATAAATGCTGTGATGAACGAGGAACAATTCTTTGGAATTGCCGGCCACAATCTTACACTTGTCGGAATGGATGCTGCATACCAAAAACCTTTCACTACAGATTACCTGATGATAACACCAGGACAAACAATGGATGTTCTGTTAACAGCGAACGCAAATCCAAGTCAATATTACATGGTTTCAACTCCATATTTTGATAGTTTTGCTGAGTTCGACGACAGCACTGTCTATGCAGTTGTTCAATACACAGGCAACTACACTCCTCCCACAGCCATTCCTGGACCTACCCTTCCTGAAACCCGAAATGCATCTGCTGCTGTAAATTTTACTGCCTCCTTGAAGAGCTTAAACAGTACAGAGTACCCAATTAGTGTCCCTAAAagaattactaaaaaaattttcATGACTGTTAGTTTGAATGTTCTGCCCTGCCCCTCTGGCCGGAATTGCTCCGGGCCGCCTGTTGCCAGCGGTGAAATGACTGTTGCATCTGCGAGCTTGAATAACATCAGCTATAGCTCGCCGACAAATGCTTCTATATTGGAAGCCTATTACAA TGGTACGAGTAGCAGTGTATTCACGAAAAACTTCCCTGTAGCTCCAGAACAATTCAACTTCACGGGAAACGTAACAGGTATTTCACAGTATACAAATCAAGGGACAAAGGTGATAATGATAGATTATGGTGCAGAAGTAGAAATGGTGCTTCAAGGTACTGCTATTCAGTCACCAGAAAATCACCCTATGCATCTCCATGGTTATAGCTATTACTTGGTCGGCATCGGTACCGGTAATTGGGACAATGTCATCAGCGTTAAAAATTACAATCTTTACGATCCGCCATTAATAAATACTGTCGGTGTTCCTCAGAACGGATGGGTAGCCATCAGATTCAAGGCTGACAACCCTG GTGTATGGTTTATGCACTGTCACTTGGAAAGACATACCACATGGGGAATGGACACTGTGGTGATCgtgaaaaatggaaaaaccGAAGCAACAAGCATCATACCTCCTCCAGCTTACATGCCTCCATGCCCTTCATCTTAA